The following coding sequences lie in one Cronobacter universalis NCTC 9529 genomic window:
- the sufB gene encoding Fe-S cluster assembly protein SufB produces MSRNSEATDDVNTWSSPLNYKEGFFTRLQTDELANGINEDVVRAISAKRNEPEWMLEFRLSAYRAWLEMEEPHWLHAHYDKLNYQDYSYYSAPSCGHCDDACASQPGAVQQPGGNNNSYLTQEVEEAFNQLGVPVREGREVAVDAIFDSVSVATTYRDKLAEQGIIFCSFGEAIHDHPELVKKYIGTVVPSNDNFFAALNAAVASDGTFIYVPKGVRCPMELSTYFRINAEKTGQFERTILVADEGSYVSYIEGCSAPVRDSYQLHAAVVEVIIHKDAEVKYSTVQNWFPGDNNTGGILNFVTKRALCEGENSKMSWTQSETGSAITWKYPSVILRGDNSIGEFYSVALTSGHQQADTGTKMIHIGKNTKSTIISKGISAGKSQNSYRGLVKIMPTATNARNFTQCDSMLIGPDCGAHTFPYVECRNNSAQLEHEATTSRIGEDQLFYCLQRGISEEDAISMIVNGFCKDVFSELPLEFAVEAQKLLAISLEHSVG; encoded by the coding sequence AAACGCAACGAGCCCGAGTGGATGCTCGAATTTCGCCTGAGCGCGTATCGCGCCTGGCTTGAGATGGAAGAGCCGCACTGGCTGCATGCGCATTATGACAAACTGAATTATCAGGATTACAGCTACTACTCGGCGCCCTCATGCGGCCATTGCGACGACGCCTGCGCCTCACAGCCAGGCGCGGTGCAGCAGCCGGGCGGCAACAATAACAGCTACCTGACGCAGGAAGTGGAAGAGGCGTTTAACCAGCTCGGCGTACCGGTGCGCGAAGGGCGCGAAGTGGCGGTGGACGCCATCTTCGATTCCGTTTCCGTCGCCACCACCTACCGCGACAAGCTGGCGGAGCAGGGCATTATCTTCTGCTCGTTCGGCGAAGCGATTCACGATCATCCGGAGCTGGTGAAGAAATACATCGGCACCGTCGTGCCGTCGAACGATAACTTCTTCGCCGCGCTGAATGCCGCGGTCGCCTCCGACGGCACCTTTATCTACGTGCCGAAAGGCGTGCGCTGCCCGATGGAGCTCTCGACCTATTTCCGTATCAACGCCGAGAAAACCGGTCAGTTCGAACGCACCATTCTGGTGGCGGACGAAGGCAGCTACGTGAGCTACATCGAAGGCTGTTCCGCGCCGGTGCGCGACAGCTACCAGCTTCACGCGGCGGTGGTGGAAGTCATCATCCATAAAGACGCCGAAGTGAAATACTCGACGGTGCAGAACTGGTTCCCCGGCGATAACAACACCGGCGGTATCCTGAACTTCGTGACCAAGCGCGCGCTGTGCGAAGGCGAGAACAGCAAGATGTCCTGGACGCAGTCGGAAACCGGTTCGGCCATCACCTGGAAATACCCGAGCGTCATCCTGCGCGGCGACAACTCCATTGGCGAGTTTTACTCGGTGGCGTTGACCAGCGGTCATCAGCAGGCCGATACCGGCACCAAGATGATCCACATCGGCAAAAACACCAAATCGACGATCATCTCCAAAGGCATCTCCGCCGGGAAAAGCCAGAACAGCTACCGCGGCCTGGTAAAAATCATGCCGACCGCCACTAACGCCCGTAACTTCACGCAGTGCGATTCCATGCTGATCGGCCCCGACTGCGGCGCGCATACCTTCCCGTATGTCGAGTGCCGCAATAACAGCGCCCAGCTTGAGCACGAAGCGACCACCTCACGCATCGGTGAAGACCAGCTGTTCTACTGCCTGCAGCGCGGGATCAGCGAAGAAGACGCTATCTCGATGATCGTTAACGGCTTTTGTAAGGATGTCTTCTCAGAGCTGCCGCTGGAATTCGCGGTCGAAGCGCAAAAATTATTAGCCATTAGCCTTGAGCACAGCGTCGGCTAA
- the sufC gene encoding Fe-S cluster assembly ATPase SufC, whose protein sequence is MLSIKDLQVSVEEKAILRGLNLEIKPGEVHAIMGPNGSGKSTLSATLAGREDYEITGGEVRFKGKDLLELSPEERAGEGIFMAFQYPVEIPGVSNQFFLQTALNAVREYRGQEELDRFDFQDLMEEKIKLLQMPEDLLTRSVNVGFSGGEKKRNDILQMAVLEPDLCILDETDSGLDIDALKIVSEGVNALRDGKRSFIIVTHYQRILDYIKPDFVHVLYQGRIVKSGDFSLVKQLEEQGYGWLTEQQ, encoded by the coding sequence ATGTTAAGCATCAAAGATTTACAGGTCAGCGTGGAAGAGAAGGCGATCCTGCGCGGTTTAAACCTTGAAATAAAACCCGGCGAAGTGCACGCCATCATGGGGCCGAACGGCTCCGGCAAAAGTACGCTGTCCGCGACGCTCGCCGGGCGTGAAGATTATGAAATCACCGGCGGCGAAGTGCGTTTCAAAGGCAAAGATCTGCTGGAGCTGTCGCCGGAAGAGCGCGCGGGCGAAGGCATCTTTATGGCGTTTCAGTATCCGGTGGAAATTCCGGGCGTCAGCAACCAGTTCTTCCTGCAAACTGCGCTGAACGCGGTGCGCGAATACCGCGGCCAGGAAGAGCTCGACCGTTTCGACTTCCAGGATCTGATGGAAGAGAAAATCAAGTTGCTGCAAATGCCGGAAGACTTGCTGACCCGTTCCGTTAACGTCGGTTTCTCCGGCGGTGAGAAAAAGCGTAACGACATTCTGCAGATGGCGGTGCTGGAGCCGGATCTGTGCATTCTTGATGAAACCGACTCCGGCCTTGACATTGACGCCCTGAAAATCGTCTCCGAAGGGGTTAACGCGCTGCGCGACGGCAAGCGTTCGTTCATCATCGTCACCCACTACCAGCGCATTCTGGACTATATCAAGCCCGATTTCGTCCATGTGCTGTATCAGGGACGGATCGTGAAGTCTGGCGACTTCTCTCTGGTCAAACAGCTGGAGGAGCAGGGCTATGGCTGGCTTACCGAACAGCAGTAA
- the sufD gene encoding Fe-S cluster assembly protein SufD has translation MAGLPNSSNALQQWHRLFEAQGGERSQEAREHLQQLLRLGLPTRKHEDWKYTPLDGLLKHDFVAPVAAALSREELSALALPVDALRLVFIDGRFAPELSDATDNSGFEISVNDSRSGLPAPVQPEAFLHLTESLAQSVTHIRVARNQQPSKALLLMHISAGRAGDEINTVHYRHHLELAEGAQATVIEHYVSRDEKPHFTGARLTMQVGANAQLNHYKLAFENPVSWHFAHNDLVVSQDAHAASSSYLLGAGVLRHNTSTQLNGENITLRVNSLALPVNNEVCDTRTWLEHNKGYCNSRQLHKTIVRDKGRAVFNGLIKVAQHAIKTDGQMTNNNLLLGRLAEVDTKPQLEIYADDVKCSHGATVGRIDDEQMFYLRSRGINEQAAQQMIIYAFAAELTESIHDEALKQQVLARIGQRFAGGEA, from the coding sequence ATGGCTGGCTTACCGAACAGCAGTAACGCGCTGCAACAGTGGCATCGCCTGTTTGAAGCGCAGGGCGGGGAACGCTCGCAAGAGGCGCGCGAGCATCTGCAACAGCTGCTGCGCCTTGGCCTGCCGACCCGTAAGCATGAAGACTGGAAATACACGCCGCTCGACGGTCTGCTGAAGCACGACTTCGTCGCACCCGTCGCCGCGGCGCTGAGCCGCGAAGAGCTCAGCGCGCTGGCGCTGCCCGTCGACGCGCTGCGCCTGGTGTTCATCGATGGCCGCTTCGCGCCGGAGCTGAGCGACGCGACCGATAACAGCGGCTTTGAGATTAGCGTAAACGACAGCCGCAGCGGGCTTCCCGCGCCGGTGCAGCCGGAGGCGTTTTTACACCTTACCGAAAGCCTGGCGCAGAGCGTGACGCATATTCGCGTGGCGCGTAACCAGCAGCCGTCGAAAGCGCTGTTGCTGATGCATATCAGCGCGGGCCGCGCGGGCGATGAAATCAACACCGTGCATTACCGCCATCATCTGGAGCTTGCCGAAGGCGCGCAGGCGACGGTTATCGAACATTACGTCAGCCGCGACGAAAAGCCGCACTTTACTGGCGCGCGCCTGACCATGCAGGTGGGCGCTAACGCGCAGCTTAATCACTACAAGCTCGCGTTTGAAAACCCGGTGAGCTGGCATTTCGCGCATAACGATCTGGTGGTTTCTCAGGACGCGCACGCCGCCAGCAGCAGCTACCTGCTGGGCGCGGGCGTGTTGCGCCACAACACCAGCACGCAGCTCAACGGCGAAAATATTACGCTGCGCGTGAACAGCCTGGCGCTGCCGGTGAATAACGAAGTGTGCGACACCCGCACCTGGCTTGAGCACAACAAAGGCTACTGCAACAGCCGTCAACTGCACAAAACCATCGTGCGCGATAAAGGCCGCGCAGTCTTTAACGGGCTGATTAAAGTGGCGCAGCACGCCATTAAAACCGACGGCCAGATGACCAACAACAATCTGCTGCTCGGCAGGCTGGCGGAGGTGGACACCAAACCGCAGCTGGAAATCTACGCCGATGACGTGAAATGCAGCCACGGCGCCACCGTGGGCCGTATCGACGACGAACAGATGTTCTATCTGCGCTCGCGCGGCATTAACGAACAGGCGGCGCAGCAGATGATCATTTACGCGTTCGCCGCGGAGCTGACCGAAAGCATCCACGACGAGGCGCTTAAACAGCAGGTGCTGGCGCGTATCGGCCAGCGCTTTGCAGGGGGAGAGGCATGA
- the sufS gene encoding cysteine desulfurase SufS produces the protein MSFSLQQIRSDFPVLTREVNGQPLAYLDSAASAQKPTAVIEAEAEFFRHGYAAVHRGIHTLSADATQRMEAVRTRAAQFINARLPEEIVFVRGTTEGINLVANSWGNSQLRTGDNLIVTTMEHHANIVPWQMLCARTGAELRVLPINEDGTLQLDKLPSLMDERTRLLAVTHVSNVLGTENPIADIIATAHQAGVKVLVDGAQAVMHHKVDVQALDCDFYLFSGHKLYGPTGIGILYAKEDILQAMPPWEGGGAMIATVSLTEGTTWAAAPWRFEAGTPNTGGIIALGAAMDYVDAIGLENIHDYERTLMAYALRELQAVPDLQIYGPAERLGVIAFNLGKHHAYDVGSFLDNYGIAVRTGHHCAMPLMEFYGVPAMCRASLAMYNTEDEVDRLVAGLIRIHRLLG, from the coding sequence ATGAGTTTTTCTCTACAGCAGATCCGCAGCGACTTCCCGGTGCTGACGCGCGAGGTTAACGGCCAGCCCCTGGCCTATCTCGACAGCGCCGCCAGCGCGCAGAAGCCGACGGCGGTGATTGAGGCCGAGGCGGAGTTCTTCCGTCACGGTTACGCGGCGGTGCATCGCGGCATCCATACCCTGAGCGCGGACGCGACCCAGCGAATGGAAGCCGTGCGCACCCGCGCGGCGCAGTTCATTAACGCGCGCCTGCCGGAAGAGATTGTATTCGTGCGCGGCACCACCGAGGGGATCAACCTCGTGGCGAACAGCTGGGGCAACAGCCAGCTGCGCACGGGCGATAACCTGATTGTTACCACGATGGAGCACCACGCCAATATCGTGCCCTGGCAGATGCTCTGCGCGCGTACCGGCGCTGAGCTTCGCGTGTTGCCGATTAATGAGGACGGCACGCTACAGCTCGATAAACTGCCGTCGCTGATGGACGAGCGCACCCGCCTGCTGGCGGTGACGCACGTCTCCAATGTGCTCGGCACCGAAAACCCGATCGCGGACATTATCGCGACGGCGCACCAGGCGGGCGTTAAAGTGCTGGTGGACGGCGCGCAGGCGGTGATGCACCACAAGGTTGACGTACAGGCGCTGGATTGCGATTTCTATCTCTTCTCCGGCCATAAACTCTATGGGCCGACCGGGATCGGCATTCTGTACGCCAAAGAAGATATTCTCCAGGCGATGCCGCCGTGGGAAGGGGGCGGGGCGATGATCGCGACCGTCAGCCTGACCGAAGGCACCACCTGGGCGGCGGCGCCGTGGCGGTTTGAAGCCGGAACGCCGAACACGGGCGGCATTATCGCCCTTGGCGCGGCGATGGATTATGTCGACGCCATTGGCCTTGAGAATATTCACGATTACGAGCGCACGCTGATGGCTTACGCGCTGCGCGAGCTACAGGCGGTGCCGGACTTACAGATTTATGGCCCGGCGGAGCGCCTTGGCGTCATCGCGTTTAACCTTGGCAAACACCACGCCTATGATGTTGGCAGTTTTCTGGATAATTACGGTATTGCGGTACGTACCGGCCACCACTGCGCGATGCCGCTGATGGAGTTCTACGGCGTGCCTGCGATGTGCCGCGCGTCGCTCGCGATGTACAATACCGAAGATGAAGTGGACCGGCTGGTCGCCGGGCTTATCCGCATTCATCGTTTGTTAGGCTAA
- the sufE gene encoding cysteine desulfuration protein SufE, whose product MAGLPEKEKLLRNFNRCANWEEKYLYIIELGQRLAPLDDAERTPAHRIQGCQSQVWIVMNPGENGLIEMRGDSDAAIVKGLIAVVFALYQQMTAQDIVNFDVRPWFEEMSLTQHLTPSRSQGLEAMIRAIRAKAADLS is encoded by the coding sequence ATGGCTGGTTTGCCGGAGAAAGAAAAACTGCTGCGTAACTTTAACCGCTGCGCCAACTGGGAAGAAAAGTATCTCTATATCATCGAGCTGGGCCAGCGCCTGGCGCCGCTCGATGACGCCGAGCGCACGCCCGCGCACCGCATCCAGGGCTGTCAGAGTCAGGTCTGGATTGTGATGAATCCCGGCGAGAATGGGCTGATAGAGATGCGCGGCGACAGCGATGCGGCTATCGTCAAAGGGCTTATCGCCGTGGTCTTCGCGCTCTATCAGCAGATGACCGCGCAGGATATCGTGAACTTCGACGTGCGCCCGTGGTTTGAAGAGATGTCGCTGACCCAGCATCTTACCCCGTCCCGCTCTCAGGGCTTGGAAGCCATGATCCGCGCGATTCGCGCGAAAGCGGCCGACCTGAGCTAA
- the ldtE gene encoding L,D-transpeptidase LdtE, which translates to MKQIFSFPLFALLLMGATPASAVDYPLPPPGSRLIGQNQTWLVPPNSQSLEKIAERYQTGVLLLLEANNTVDPYLPMPGSELIIPSQMLLPDTPREGIVVNLAELRLYYYPPGENRVEVYPIGIGLTGRETPVMTTRIIQKIPNPTWTPTAAMRARSQAQGITLPAVIPAGPNNPLGRFALRLQQGGGEYLIHGTNARSSIGLRASSGCIRMRAADIKALFSQVAWGARVQIINEPVKYSTEPDGRRYVEVHQPLSRSDADNPQTMPVAINAAFGQFIDDAGTDAVAVDNALTRRAGYPVAVDAHSALPAPVTTIQSVRATVTTPGGETLSESMNASSGRAIAQ; encoded by the coding sequence ATGAAACAGATCTTTTCTTTCCCGCTGTTCGCGCTGCTGCTGATGGGCGCGACGCCGGCGTCGGCGGTGGATTATCCGCTCCCGCCGCCCGGCAGCCGCCTGATTGGCCAGAACCAGACCTGGCTTGTTCCCCCAAACAGTCAAAGCCTGGAGAAAATCGCCGAGCGGTATCAGACCGGCGTGCTGTTGCTGCTGGAAGCCAATAACACGGTTGACCCTTATCTGCCGATGCCGGGCAGCGAGCTCATCATCCCTTCGCAAATGCTGCTGCCCGACACGCCGCGCGAGGGGATTGTGGTTAATCTTGCTGAGCTGCGTTTGTATTACTATCCGCCCGGCGAGAACCGCGTGGAGGTTTATCCGATAGGCATTGGCCTGACGGGGCGCGAAACGCCGGTCATGACCACACGCATTATTCAGAAGATCCCAAACCCTACCTGGACGCCGACGGCCGCCATGCGCGCCCGTTCCCAGGCGCAGGGTATTACGCTGCCTGCCGTGATACCCGCCGGGCCGAATAACCCCTTAGGGCGCTTTGCGCTGCGTTTACAGCAGGGCGGCGGCGAATATCTCATTCACGGCACCAATGCCCGCAGCAGCATCGGGCTGCGCGCCAGCTCCGGCTGTATCCGTATGCGCGCGGCGGATATCAAAGCGCTGTTTAGCCAGGTGGCGTGGGGCGCGCGGGTGCAAATCATCAATGAGCCGGTGAAATACTCGACGGAGCCGGACGGCAGACGCTATGTGGAAGTGCACCAGCCGCTCTCGCGCAGCGATGCCGACAATCCGCAGACGATGCCGGTGGCGATTAACGCCGCTTTCGGACAGTTTATTGACGACGCGGGCACCGACGCGGTGGCGGTGGATAACGCGCTGACGCGCCGGGCGGGTTATCCGGTAGCCGTAGACGCGCACAGCGCGCTGCCCGCGCCCGTGACGACGATACAGAGCGTCAGAGCCACGGTGACGACGCCGGGTGGCGAGACGCTCTCTGAGAGCATGAATGCATCTTCGGGACGTGCGATTGCGCAGTAA
- the lpp gene encoding murein lipoprotein Lpp — MNRTKLVLGAVILGSTLLAGCSSNAKIDQLSSDVQTLNAKVDQLSNDVNAMRSDVQAAKDDAARANQRLDNMATKYRK; from the coding sequence ATGAATCGTACTAAACTGGTACTGGGCGCGGTAATCCTGGGTTCTACTCTGCTGGCTGGTTGCTCCAGCAACGCTAAAATCGATCAGCTGTCTTCTGACGTTCAGACTCTGAACGCTAAAGTTGACCAGCTGAGCAACGACGTGAACGCAATGCGTTCCGACGTTCAGGCTGCTAAAGACGACGCAGCTCGCGCTAACCAGCGTCTGGACAACATGGCTACTAAATACCGTAAGTAA
- the pykF gene encoding pyruvate kinase PykF, translated as MKKTKIVCTIGPKTESEEMLTKMLDAGMNVMRLNFSHGDYEEHGQRIKNLRNVLAKTGKQAAILLDTKGPEIRTIKLEGGNDVSLKAGQTFTFTTDKSVVGNSEIVAVTYEGFTKDLSVGNTVLVDDGLIGMEVTAIEGNKVICKVLNNGDLGENKGVNLPGVSIALPALAEKDKKDLIFGCEQGVDFVAASFIRKRSDVEEIRQHLKAHGGEHIQIISKIENQEGLNNFDDILEASDGIMVARGDLGVEIPVEEVIFAQKMMIEKCIRARKVVITATQMLDSMIKNPRPTRAEAGDVANAILDGTDAVMLSGESAKGKYPLEAVTIMATICERTDRVMTSRLEFNNDSRKLRITEAVCRGAVETAEKLEAPLIVVATEGGKSAKSVRKYFPDATILALTTNELTARQLVLSKGVVPQLVKEISSTDDFYRLGKDAALESGLAKKGDVVVMVSGALVPSGTTNTASVHVL; from the coding sequence ATGAAAAAGACGAAAATTGTTTGCACCATCGGCCCGAAAACCGAATCCGAAGAAATGCTGACCAAAATGCTCGACGCGGGCATGAACGTAATGCGCCTTAACTTCTCCCACGGCGATTACGAAGAACATGGTCAGCGCATCAAAAACCTGCGCAATGTTCTGGCGAAAACCGGCAAACAGGCCGCTATCCTGCTGGACACCAAAGGTCCGGAAATCCGCACCATTAAACTGGAAGGCGGCAACGACGTCTCTCTGAAAGCGGGCCAGACCTTTACCTTCACCACTGACAAATCCGTTGTCGGCAACAGCGAAATCGTTGCGGTGACCTATGAAGGCTTCACCAAAGATCTCTCCGTCGGCAATACCGTGCTGGTGGATGACGGCCTGATTGGCATGGAAGTCACCGCCATCGAAGGCAACAAAGTGATCTGTAAAGTGCTGAACAACGGCGATCTGGGCGAAAACAAAGGCGTTAACCTGCCGGGCGTTTCCATCGCGCTGCCGGCCCTGGCGGAAAAAGATAAGAAAGACCTGATCTTCGGCTGCGAACAGGGCGTCGACTTTGTGGCGGCTTCCTTTATTCGTAAGCGTTCTGACGTCGAAGAGATTCGCCAGCACCTGAAAGCGCACGGCGGCGAACATATCCAGATCATCTCCAAAATCGAAAACCAGGAAGGCCTGAACAACTTCGACGACATCCTCGAAGCGTCTGACGGCATCATGGTGGCGCGTGGCGACCTGGGCGTGGAAATCCCGGTTGAAGAAGTGATCTTCGCGCAGAAGATGATGATCGAGAAATGCATCCGCGCGCGCAAAGTGGTTATTACCGCGACTCAGATGCTGGACTCTATGATCAAGAACCCGCGTCCGACCCGCGCTGAAGCTGGCGACGTGGCGAACGCCATTCTTGACGGCACCGACGCCGTGATGCTGTCTGGCGAATCCGCCAAAGGTAAATACCCGCTGGAAGCCGTGACTATTATGGCGACCATCTGCGAGCGTACCGACCGCGTGATGACCAGCCGTCTGGAGTTCAACAACGACAGCCGTAAACTGCGCATCACCGAAGCCGTCTGCCGCGGTGCGGTAGAAACGGCCGAGAAACTGGAAGCGCCGCTGATTGTGGTGGCGACCGAAGGCGGTAAATCCGCGAAGTCCGTTCGTAAATACTTCCCGGACGCGACTATCCTTGCGCTGACCACCAACGAACTGACCGCGCGTCAGCTGGTGCTGAGCAAAGGAGTAGTGCCGCAGCTGGTGAAAGAGATCTCCTCTACCGACGATTTCTACCGTCTGGGTAAAGACGCCGCGCTGGAAAGCGGTCTGGCGAAGAAAGGCGATGTGGTGGTGATGGTCTCTGGCGCGCTGGTACCGAGCGGTACGACCAATACTGCGTCTGTTCACGTCCTGTAA
- a CDS encoding autotransporter strand-loop-strand O-heptosyltransferase, translating into MAMTLSSSASNGYAFILPPEIPTQQGPEGIFYDFNDGARLLLPAGDWRVEISDDETGNILFASDIAEGWVISTKKYYVPFRLQVWKKGESEPLLDHALDMRDKPVLISFPTGTLGDLVGWVPYAERFRQTYGCQVECTMAQPIIDLFAPVYPELQFYAPERWASQRTHREPPYATWRVGLFFQGDLDKQPFDFRAVGLHRTAGHILGVDPSEIVPDLRVNSPRQIAEPYVCIATQSTSQAKFWNNGSGWHEVIEFLKAQGYRVLCIDKERVVGRGYVWNKIPHGVEDFTGNLPLRDRVALLEHAEFFIGLGSGLSWLAWGCRIPVVLISGFSLPASEFYTPWRVINTHVCNGCWDDVRLNFDHQDYFWCPRHKGTDRQYECTRFITGKQVIGHLRRLISLKSNPFDIKTTALADPNQHAA; encoded by the coding sequence ATGGCGATGACGCTTTCTTCATCTGCCAGTAATGGCTACGCCTTTATTTTACCCCCGGAAATACCCACGCAGCAGGGTCCGGAAGGCATTTTTTACGATTTTAACGACGGCGCCAGGCTACTGCTTCCGGCAGGCGACTGGCGCGTCGAAATAAGCGATGACGAAACGGGAAATATACTTTTTGCGAGTGATATCGCCGAAGGCTGGGTGATTAGCACCAAAAAATACTATGTGCCGTTTCGGTTGCAGGTCTGGAAGAAAGGGGAGAGCGAGCCGCTGCTCGATCACGCGCTCGATATGCGCGACAAACCGGTTTTGATCTCCTTTCCGACCGGTACGCTGGGCGACCTCGTGGGATGGGTGCCTTACGCTGAACGCTTTCGTCAGACTTACGGCTGCCAGGTGGAATGCACCATGGCGCAGCCGATAATCGATCTTTTCGCGCCAGTCTACCCGGAACTGCAGTTTTACGCGCCGGAGCGCTGGGCGAGCCAGCGCACTCACCGCGAACCGCCTTACGCCACCTGGCGCGTCGGACTGTTCTTTCAGGGCGATCTCGACAAACAGCCGTTTGACTTTCGCGCCGTCGGTTTGCACCGCACGGCCGGGCATATTCTGGGTGTCGACCCGAGCGAAATCGTTCCCGATCTGCGCGTGAATTCGCCGCGCCAGATAGCCGAACCCTACGTCTGCATCGCCACGCAATCCACCAGCCAGGCCAAATTCTGGAATAACGGCAGCGGCTGGCATGAGGTTATCGAATTTCTGAAAGCGCAGGGCTATCGCGTCCTGTGCATCGACAAAGAGCGCGTCGTCGGACGCGGCTACGTCTGGAACAAAATCCCGCACGGCGTAGAGGATTTCACCGGCAACCTGCCGCTGCGCGACCGCGTGGCGCTGCTGGAACACGCGGAATTTTTCATCGGCCTCGGCAGCGGTCTTTCCTGGCTTGCCTGGGGCTGTCGCATTCCGGTGGTGCTGATTAGCGGTTTCAGCCTGCCGGCCAGCGAGTTTTACACCCCCTGGCGCGTCATCAACACCCACGTCTGCAACGGCTGCTGGGATGACGTGCGGCTTAATTTTGACCATCAGGACTATTTCTGGTGTCCGCGCCACAAAGGCACGGACCGGCAGTACGAGTGTACGCGTTTTATCACGGGTAAACAGGTGATTGGCCATTTACGTCGGCTGATCTCTCTGAAAAGCAACCCATTCGACATCAAAACAACAGCATTGGCAGACCCAAATCAGCACGCCGCATAA